From the Cucumis sativus cultivar 9930 chromosome 5, Cucumber_9930_V3, whole genome shotgun sequence genome, the window AAGAAACtacataagaaaaaatgaatcaaatttgttgaatttataaacaaaatgaagttCAATAGTATAAAGGATCACAATGATGCTTAAAATGATTCTTCTCTGCCTTTCTTTCTGGCGAAATTGCTCATCGATTctcattaataatattatatctacAATATGATTAATATTAGGTTTTTTCTGTTAGAAGTAGGAAAGATGTTAGGTATATAAGCAAGGCCAATATTTTCACTAATACaaggtttattattatttttcttttaaatcaaatgCAAATCCACGTGTACTTGGGTCCAAACTATATTATATCGTATTATAGAGAGACCCATTGTCCTAAAAAATCAATCCCTTGAGACTTTTCTATGTAATCTAAAAGAAGCTTGACAACTAATGCCAGCCTAATGGGAACGAAATGGATGCCGAACGTTGAGTAATATTCTCCCTTGGAAGCTCAGCTTATGATATGCCAAAATGTGGGTGTACAGAAGCACATGACAAAGGTCAAGAGCTTAGTGTTATTACAGCTAAATGACAACCACTATTGAATATAATTGCCAACCACAAAGGCTTTTTCCATTTGTGAATCGATATTTTCGATATCAATTCtctatttaaaaagttaactaacatagaaaatggaaaaggaatcAAGAATAAAGATTTTGGTagaaaaattgagagagaTACCAAAGAAAACAGACAGAATATGGTAgaggaataaataaaaagtatttaaaaaggaTACTTCCTCGACTTAGTcagaaagttgaaatttttgaagttgctattgtttttcatttcttgttaATTAAGTCTTAGATATATATGAAGTAAAGTTATTGACTTTCTAGAAGAAGTGTATTTAACTCGATTACTTTTGTGAAATGAAGAAGCTTCCTTGTGAATTCGTTGAAGTTCTGTAAAAGGTAAGACCTCAAGATTTAATGGTTTCTGACTTTTCTAAACAGccatattcattttaataagagaaaataacTAAATGATCATTTTCACTAAAgggaaataagagaaaattgacctaaaaaaatagaataaattaaaataaaccacCCATGAACCATAGGAGttgttttaatttccattGTCACTTTCAATTTGTGCCATTACTCATCTTGTCATAGCTCCAAGAGTAGTTGGGTTTTTTCATTAAGGCTCTAATTTTAATACCTCACAATTTTCAAGGGTATTTCAGACAATTCTCAAGCTCAATGTTTGGAAGAAACTATTTGATGAGGCCACCACAATGCTACGGATGGATGCATAAGAGAAAAAGGGCAAGAGtatctcaaatttatatcCTATGGTTATTACGGGATATGCAGATAGTGGTctcaaaagaaatcaaatgttaaatcatcaaataattcaaaaacttaaactaaACGATGAAGTTAAATTTAGGATTATATCATCTGACAACGAGAAAAGACTTTGCAAGTGTGCCAAAGGATTGGTATGAAGCAAAACATTTCTCAGAGGcatatcatcaaacacttACCGCTTCAATATCAATCTTGTAAACAAGGAGCTTCCTCCTCTCTCTACAACTCGTCCTATACGCCACAGCAACATGGCCAACAGCCAAAGCCAAAGAACACATAAACAAAGCCACCTCCATACTTCTCACATATCCACCTCGTCCAACATCTCTCAACCCATCACCAAACACAAACGAAGCCTTCAACGAAACAAACACCAAGGAAATCACAGAACAAAACGTAGTAATCCCCAAATACGGCCCATGCGAGAGCCTAGGCCCATCGCAAAAGCTATAAACACCTACACCCAAACACAAAACAACACAATCAAATCAAAccctcaaaagaaaaataaaacaaatcagCCAGGTAAATTAGTACTTACAGATAATGATAGCGGATCGTATGAAAGAAATGAGAGGGATATCGACAAGGGAGGATCGAAAATCGTAGTTACTGAGATAAGAAGGAAGAGATTTAAGGGAAAAAGAGTAAGGGTAAAGAGAAGCAGAGAGAAGAGCAGAGGGAAGAAGGGCATCAGCAAGGACAAGAAGAACAGGGGCAGAGAAAAGGAGAAGGGAAATCAACATAGTgattaagaagaaaagggttttGATTCCTCTCCATAAACGCTTagacttctcttcttttgagaAACCCatttgggattttgattgttaATGATCTAGGATGCtctgttgttgttgttgttgtttttgagGTGGGTATGTACAAGGAAAGTAGGCGAAGAAGAGAAATGGAGAGTTGGGCATTTTTAAGCTCATCTATGGAGAAGatcaaagagagagagagagggatgCAAATGATTTTGTTGACTCAAAATTCAGACCACTGTGAGGGATAATGACAAATGCTCTGTTTTGAACATTACACagtcaaaaggaaaaaaatctattctttttttttaatgtgtgTAATTCCCTAAGCTAACGGCAATACCTAAATAGgttaaggttttttttctttttttttttcttcaactctttctaccttttttctttttttaattcattcatttgaaaaaaagattaaaaaaaaaggcccATTCGTTCTAAGTTCAACGtggttattgttttttaaatttattgtatttattgtttttctactcatttaataatttaaattagtaaatattatCATCTCCCACGAAAATGATGGTTGGTTGATGTGTAAATTAGTTAAGTTTTAAGCTTCCATTGTTGATaagactattttttaaaaaataataataaaaacatacctaatgtaaattggaaaaaaaatataaaagctTGAATGTCAACTGCAAATGCAATTGAGAACTCTAAatgtgaaacaaaaaaagtgtgATGATACtacaaattgttttaaatatatgtcgTAAGAGTTGCTAGTCTTGACCTTTAATGTTTGACAAAGTTTAACATTACAAACTTTTGAGAGGTGCAATATGGACTAATACCCCATTCACGTGGATATTTTggcttctttttccttttgtttccTAAATCATCTTACTTCATTCTCTTCTTGACTTATGATAATAAATACTCACGACTTTTCTTTGGGTATCACTAAAAAAGACTCAACACTAATGAAGATAATTGTATACACTTACATTTACATGATTATTTAACCATTATGGGGTGACCTAATGTTAAAAATGAGACATAGTTTCAATAACTAACAAAGAGATCAATCCATGATGACCACCTATCTAAGAATTAAGTTACCTTGAcatccaaatgttgtagggttaAACAATACTTGTTGTCAAGGtaggaaaaatgaagattataaacatttgacaactattttgtttcttaaaatgaaGCTTATAAAACTACATTTCCAACTCCAGCTTTCTTCAttggttgttttttctttactaataGTTCAAAAAACCAAgccaatatttaaaaacttaaatagcaaaataactttcacaaagtttttctttttaatttgactAAGAGCTCAAtcattatactaaaaaaatatgcaaattattataagaccacaaaaaatgaaaaataagtttaattttaaaaaactaaaaaactaaatgattatcaaacaaGACCTTAGTTAGTCATTTgataatatcttttaaaaaagaaaacataaatagaTTCCTTAACCACAAAGATACGATCACAtgagtaaataatttttatttgtttttaattacttcaaaacattcaaaacaaacatcttACCTTATTTTAGTAAGTAAGTCTTCTCAAACGTTCTAAAATCTAGTTTTGAAGCTTAAAATCTTTCGTACTTTTTGAACGGttgtattaaaaagaaatgaagggaggttttccaaaaatattgaTAGGGCAATGAGATTTGTAATAagatttttggattttgggcGGTGAAAACCAATAAAGATAATACAATgaagttaataaaataaaatatttggacCTAAAATTGAAGGGAAAATTGGTTGATTAAGAATTGGAATTGTTTGTGggtaaaaagaataataaacataaatgaagCCTTAGATGGCGGGACCGACTTGATTTTGAGGCATGTGATCACATGGACCCTTTTTTTGTCATTCcctatttcattattttccacttctctttttattacattttaaaattctccCATTGGTTGGATTCCCTTTTCTACTTGAATTAATGGatcatttttaaatctttctatttatttattctaattttaactacaatttcctttttgttctttcaaaGATTCCCTCCTAAGTCCTAACTAACTCCCTACCTATTtagtttcatttctttatttcaaaaaactaaatgctatttatgattatgtttaatgtttttaattagatttgctactttgtttaattaattgaccatatatatatatatatacatatttgttaggtattaacattattcaaatttgttggTATCAGATGGTTTGTTGTATTACTAATAGTGTAGctgtatttttcatttttaaataccTATATTATTGTTTGGATTTAATTAGTACCCTAACTTTCAATCAAACCACCTTTGTAATTGTTGTGCGCctaaaattgaattcaataaaatatagagaaagTACGTCGAACATAGAAATGAACATAAACTCAAATACAGAATTATAGTTGGATCAACCATTTTTAGTCTTGGTgaaaggaatatatatattttaagttgcTATAAATATGTGATATCgggttttgaaaattgaattttaagttCTTACCTTCGCATAAATTTTTACATCATGGAATCGTGTAgttattttgctttattttataGGTTTTCTCCACtccaaattatgaatttaCTGTTAAATTAGAACATGTTAAGTTTGTAAGTGATATTTTCTTCTTGGCGAGATTTTGacaacaacaaatatatatttgatcaGTTTTTTGGACtttacattaaaaattaaattaatcatttttttttgtttaactttcatcaacaatttaacaaaataaggaaataaataaaaaaaataaagtttaagaaaatattaattagtttatttataagaaaaaaattaaatagttattattaaaataacttgttaaaagaaaattcgaaaatataaataccaaccaaatttattatactatactagaatatttaaaaagtcatATGAATGAATGATTTGTAGACTCAAAGTTCGAATCTTATTGAGTTTCAAGGCCTTATCATGATCTAGTTGATAACATCATTTAGTCTAGATGATAACTTAATCTcgactttttaatttcttcattaatTATGTGACATAAGTCATGATCTAGTTGTTcaactctttttcttcttttctttgtgtCCATTTATCTCCACGAATTTAActaaagtaaaaagaaaaaaaaaagtataggCAGAATGTATGATGTTCGAATTAATTAcgtgataaataaaatataatgaatgtGACAAAATATTGGAAAGAGAGTTAGATATTTGTTAGGAGTAGAGAGAGTGGTTGGGTTAGGTAGTAAGATCCAATTGAAAGGATTTCCAGGTTGGTTATATATTCTTATCTAAACCAATCCATTAACATAATAACATACTAATGGAAATCTTAGTCTCAAAAGATTCCACACAATTTACCTACTTATACTCTTATTAATTGTTattacttttatctttttttaaaaaaaaagaaaagaaaagaaaagatttgtttagaaaaataggGCAAAAAGGAACCTTTAATTTATTCCCTCTCTATGTTAATGACTTGTATCCTTCTCATACTTGGGTGTTTGGATTTTGGAATCACTTTCAATCATCATGTGTTTAACAACAAATTATAGTATACATATCTCAATTGCCATACATGTGATCAACAAATTACTTATCAAAATTATACTtacaaatctttttctttattccatATCaacttttatgaaaatatataacagtttactttttatactaacaatttaatttcttagaTACAATTGTCATTACAATTTTATGGAATTTCCAACATCCGTGGgtgtaaataaattaataagaaacCAAAATGGGCATACAACCcataaaaagaatcaaagtagttaaaatgttaaataataaaaataggtAAACTTCCAGGTAATTTTGTAGGGCTAGAATTTGATTGCTAACTACAAAGACTAAGTTATTACCTCAACAAGTTTCAAAACAACTTAATTGAATAAAGTATGGTCAAAGTGAGTTTAGTTGAATTATAATTGACCCATGCTTTTCTATCCTAAAAGTAAGAGGTTCAAATCCTTCAACCCTTCTCTATAGTTCAACGATCTGAATACTCTAGCAAATgttaagttaaatattttaaactccTAATTTTCTGGactagatttaatttttttttttaaattgtaaattataacaaagtttATCCGTCTTAGATTTCTATTACTGATAgactattatatttattagtgatagatttATCAATATTTGCTACATAGTCTATAATGTAAACTTTAGTTTCATGATTATACAATAAAACTCTAACATTGTTAGATAACAATAaatgtcaatattttttaactatatGATTTTACGAATCAAATTTAGATAAAGAATAACATATCTTGATCCATGAATAATTTTTTCGAGAATTTGTGtttctttcactttcattAGATTTATTGATGAGAAAAATGAACTAGCCGTTAGAGGATCAATCCCTAGACATCATCATCGTGGTGATTAATTAgaacattattttttactaataagtctaataaaacaatagacccaaaaatgataaaataacataaaatgcATATGGGTCACATtagtaatattattatatttaaaataaatctaatatatcaaaaaaaaattatgatacaTAAAATCTCGTTGAAAATGGATTTATAATTcttaagggaaaaaaatccAATATGATGTTGCGTCACCAAGCAAATTGATCCATAAACTCACGCTTCatcatcatttatttattatttttattaaattaaacgaGTTTCCATCGTCACCATTAATATTAtcagaaataaaataactaaacgAGTATggatttttaattctttatttttaaaaaatagttcttaaaattattatgaaattttaaaaagatgaaatatcTTCTAATTTGAGTTAGATCATTGCGTTTGTCATAAAGTTTTAGGAATTAAGATTGTGGACGTAACAACATATATTATCTTTCAATAACAAAACCcataaatcttttttatcgatttaaattcacatttctttttaaagaaaaccattttttcctttttttgctGGACAGACTTATGTTGtgccaaaatgaaaataataaatattatcataaagtcaaaaaaaaaaacccatattCAACTCCCCTTCTAGAGACCATATAATATGAATTCTAATATGAGTCAAAGTTGATGACTAATATtataaacttgaaattaaagaTATCTAATTATCGGTTCAATTCgtattttctttccatcgaAGTAAAAgagattctaaaatttggtCGGCATGAAACTATGTAGCTATtgaaggatttttttaaaattgatttattggCATGTTTCGTTATTCAAAGAAATTAAGGAGGTTAATTATGTGACACGTTAAGTcgtaaaatatataaataagttgtTGAATGATTACGTGTTAAATTTGGATTTgatattctaaatttgaataatcTGAATAAACATGATTGCTTTCTCTCCTAGACCTAACATTAGATAGCCCCCATTAATAAATATTCTCCTAACTAAAGTAACGTTTAATAGTTATTAACaaatacttataaataattaatggaAAGGAAACCAAAACTGCCATCCAACAAATTTAGCCTAATATAgataagttttgttttttaaatgtttgtatttataaaaataaatacttgcAAAGGtttagagtttttttaaaaatattttggttcttttaacttttgtaaaatattattttatttaacatatttatatatcttaGTTTAGTTCTTATAACTTTCAAATtgtaaatgtttaatttttttgtttgtttaccTTTgtcttttcatatttgtttctATCTTTACTTTTGCTTAAAATTTAACAAGTGAATCAATGATGTATTCTTGATAGCATATTAAACCGATAAtgatttcatttaaatcaagttaattatatatgcTAAGACACAAGCATATTTAAATTAGACAAGTAACctagaaattttaaaagttcaacactagaatgaaaacaattattttaccaaatatttagataatgtctttacaattttaaaaaatcgaattaatttttttaatttttaaataactatagatatgaaaaaataaagtttagattcttttttaaaattatattaaattataaattatttttaaatatatcaaaatgaatcaaaatatttacaaatgtaaCATAGTTATCTATCGATTTTTATCGAAATATTTATGGGTGAGGTGGatagaattaaatttataaaagcaTATCCATGTTTTGAGAAATGATgtgatatttataaatattttttttagtaattttgaaatttaaagttgatatttatttaatataaaaaagaaaaagaagaagaagaataaggaGGGTGGGAGGGTGAGGTGATAAATATTTGGTGGGGGTTTGACAAATATTATTTGAGGAGTCAAAGAAGAACGCATGCAATAACCGAGCAACCCAtgatacatatgtatatatagccTCGCagcctctctctctttttct encodes:
- the LOC101213138 gene encoding uncharacterized protein LOC101213138, producing MGFSKEEKSKRLWRGIKTLFFLITMLISLLLFSAPVLLVLADALLPSALLSASLYPYSFSLKSLPSYLSNYDFRSSLVDIPLISFIRSAIIICVYSFCDGPRLSHGPYLGITTFCSVISLVFVSLKASFVFGDGLRDVGRGGYVRSMEVALFMCSLALAVGHVAVAYRTSCRERRKLLVYKIDIEAVSACKSGFPRYQKILQEERVK